In the genome of Acidimicrobiia bacterium, one region contains:
- a CDS encoding copper chaperone PCu(A)C produces the protein MRRMSACTSAALLLLLAAGCGDGSDIEVSGAWGRPVPAVAANGAFYMVISNNADTSDQLERVSSAACGAAELHESMMTDGVMSMSPVGAGGIEIRAGSEVVLEAGGLHVMCIDKQVDFVVGETYELTLEFAEAGSVVVDVEIREG, from the coding sequence ATGCGACGCATGTCGGCCTGTACCTCGGCCGCGCTCCTGCTGCTTCTCGCCGCAGGATGCGGCGACGGCTCCGACATCGAAGTATCGGGGGCCTGGGGCCGCCCTGTGCCGGCTGTTGCCGCGAACGGCGCGTTCTACATGGTGATCAGCAACAACGCGGATACGAGCGACCAGCTCGAGAGAGTCTCGTCTGCAGCCTGTGGTGCGGCCGAGCTCCATGAGTCGATGATGACTGATGGCGTGATGAGCATGAGTCCGGTGGGAGCCGGAGGGATCGAGATTCGCGCCGGTAGCGAGGTCGTTCTGGAGGCGGGCGGTTTGCACGTGATGTGCATAGACAAACAGGTCGATTTCGTGGTGGGGGAAACCTACGAGCTGACGCTCGAGTTCGCCGAGGCCGGCTCGGTGGTGGTCGATGTCGAGATCCGCGAGGGCTGA
- a CDS encoding arsenate reductase ArsC, which produces MTPQVLFVCVHNAGRSQMAAAFLRHYAGDRVAVGSAGSMPASEINPAVVESMGELGIELADASPKRLSDESVLASDVVITMGCGDACPIYPGKRYLDWDLEDPAGRSVDEIRPIRDEIGRRVEALIEELLE; this is translated from the coding sequence ATGACTCCTCAGGTCCTCTTCGTTTGCGTGCACAACGCCGGCCGCAGCCAGATGGCAGCCGCGTTCCTGCGGCACTACGCAGGTGATCGAGTTGCCGTCGGCTCGGCGGGGTCGATGCCGGCTTCCGAGATCAATCCGGCTGTGGTCGAGTCGATGGGCGAACTCGGCATCGAACTCGCCGATGCCTCTCCAAAGAGACTGAGCGACGAGTCGGTGCTGGCCTCCGATGTTGTGATCACGATGGGTTGCGGCGACGCGTGCCCCATCTATCCGGGTAAGCGCTACCTCGACTGGGATCTGGAAGATCCTGCCGGAAGGTCGGTCGACGAGATCCGCCCGATCCGCGACGAAATCGGGCGGCGGGTCGAGGCTCTCATCGAGGAGTTGCTCGAGTAG